The following proteins are co-located in the Flammeovirga kamogawensis genome:
- a CDS encoding NADH-quinone oxidoreductase subunit N, with protein MEIDLLSKLADIIDSIPFLVSEIGIISILLGVIIVDLLPIKFNRNFLYLFALIGVIVDIIYLGWFAEATTSKLMLFTVNNDQWSIKIRILEDFCAVLLYLHLFFNKKKESETQKHLSGQSEWAVLTLGMLLGAHFLAMANDFIIAILAVELISLPSYLLTAFNNNKISSEASIRYFLYGAVATAITIYGASILFGLTTAIDFQGIALYNKSYSLLFISATVLLTIGFLFKLGAFPMHIWVPDVYQAAPIEAVAYFSTLPKIGATIFLYRFFFESEIIINPYINYFILMAALLSMFIGNLSGLLQKSMRRLMAYASIAGAGFILIATLNIQDISTNALYYYLVTYVIGIYTIFLFIGEVEKQYNSDKLDTIIGIGWTSNARFWGIGIVLAVMSLIGLPPLAGFTAKLLIFSSLWELYIMNSDSLYLIAMGLGLLNTAIALAYYIKFPFNMYKRNSKKELQMSLPIAIMISILGLSLFILFIVPSILI; from the coding sequence ATGGAAATAGATTTGTTGTCAAAATTAGCTGACATAATTGATAGTATTCCATTTTTGGTTTCAGAGATAGGAATAATAAGTATATTGTTAGGGGTTATAATTGTTGATTTATTACCAATTAAGTTTAATAGAAACTTCCTCTACCTTTTCGCATTAATTGGTGTTATCGTAGATATAATATATTTAGGATGGTTTGCTGAAGCAACGACATCTAAACTAATGTTATTTACCGTAAATAACGATCAGTGGAGTATAAAAATCAGAATTTTAGAAGATTTTTGTGCTGTATTATTATACCTACATTTATTCTTTAATAAGAAAAAAGAATCTGAGACTCAAAAGCATTTGAGTGGACAGAGTGAGTGGGCTGTATTAACATTAGGAATGTTATTAGGAGCACATTTTTTAGCAATGGCGAATGATTTTATCATTGCAATTTTAGCTGTTGAATTGATATCCTTACCATCTTATTTGTTGACAGCTTTTAATAATAATAAAATAAGTTCAGAGGCGAGTATAAGATATTTTTTATACGGAGCTGTAGCTACCGCAATTACAATATATGGGGCGTCAATATTATTTGGTTTAACAACAGCTATTGACTTTCAGGGAATTGCGTTATATAATAAGTCTTATTCTTTATTATTTATCTCAGCTACTGTATTATTAACTATTGGGTTCTTATTTAAATTAGGAGCATTTCCAATGCATATATGGGTACCAGATGTTTATCAAGCAGCGCCTATTGAGGCAGTAGCTTATTTTTCTACTTTACCTAAAATTGGAGCAACTATATTTTTATATAGATTCTTTTTCGAATCTGAGATTATAATTAATCCATACATCAATTACTTTATTTTAATGGCTGCCTTATTATCAATGTTTATTGGTAATTTATCAGGTTTATTACAAAAGAGTATGAGAAGGCTTATGGCTTATGCATCAATAGCTGGAGCTGGTTTTATCTTAATAGCTACACTTAACATTCAAGATATTTCAACAAATGCATTGTATTATTACTTAGTTACTTATGTAATTGGTATTTATACAATATTCTTATTTATTGGAGAAGTTGAAAAACAATATAATTCTGATAAACTTGATACTATTATTGGTATTGGGTGGACCTCAAATGCACGTTTTTGGGGAATTGGAATTGTGTTAGCAGTAATGTCGTTAATTGGATTGCCACCTTTAGCTGGTTTTACAGCTAAATTATTGATATTTAGTTCTCTTTGGGAATTATATATTATGAATTCAGATAGTCTATATTTAATTGCTATGGGGTTAGGTTTATTGAATACAGCCATAGCTTTAGCCTATTATATTAAGTTTCCTTTTAACATGTATAAAAGAAATAGTAAGAAGGAATTACAAATGTCATTGCCAATTGCAATAATGATCTCTATTTTAGGGTTATCATTATTTATTTTATTTATTGTGCCTTCTATACTAATATAA